One region of Drosophila subobscura isolate 14011-0131.10 chromosome J, UCBerk_Dsub_1.0, whole genome shotgun sequence genomic DNA includes:
- the LOC117895461 gene encoding membrane-bound alkaline phosphatase isoform X1 translates to MQKTFVLHTLCALLALVALVSSAAQPPNVRMGLTEEQEIGGVQHPRLLPSRDFVALDEELETRFWHDKAQTILADKLASHQKLNENRAKNVIMFLGDGMSVHTIAATRAFLGDSNKQVYFEKFPYLGLSKTYAVNERTPDSASTATAYLSGVKANYGTIGVNAQVERADCVRGADASTHTQSIAQWAQEAGKWAGLVTTARVTHASPAGVYAHTAERNWEHDGLITDSGCSSELNMDTARQLVEWSVGRDLRVIMGGGRSYFRDQTMHDEEGNGGLRNDGRDLIKDWQEDKSNRGAKGEYVWSLKGLQETDLNKTDYLLGLFDASHLPYHGDRKRSHLEYAEPSLSDMTESAIKLLRRNDEGYFLFVESGRIDMAHHATLAHKALEDTEQFAAAIKLARDLTNQEDTLIVVTSDHSHTMSINGYPYRRQNIFSLAPNLAEDELPFTILSYANGPGNAANTYSSSSGRVDLSHVDTTSADFRFQATVPLSSETHGAEDVAVFASGPYEHLFTGNYEQSSIPAMMAFAANMGPFSKDKLNE, encoded by the exons ATGCAGAAAACTTTTGTGCTCCACACTTTGTGCGCTCTGCTGGCCCTCGTGGCGTTGGTCTCCTCGGCGGCACAGCCCCCCAACGTGCGCATGGGGCTAAccgaggagcaggagattGGTGGCG TACAACATCCACGACTGCTGCCATCACGCGACTTTGTGGCACTTGACGAGGAGCTGGAAACACGTTTCTGGCACGATAAGGCCCAGACAATTCTGGCCGATAAGCTGGCCAGCCATCAAAAGCTGAACGAGAACCGTGCCAAGAATGTGATCATGTTCCTGGGTGACGGCATGTCGGTGCACACGATTGCGGCCACACGTGCCTTCCTCGGGGATAGCAACAAGCAGGTTTACTTTGAGAAGTTCCCCTACCTGGGCCTCTCCAAGACTTATGCCGTGAACGAGCGCACCCCGGACTCGGCCAGCACGGCCACGGCCTACCTGTCGGGCGTCAAGGCCAACTACGGCACCATTGGCGTCAATGCGCAGGTGGAGCGTGCGGATTGTGTGCGTGGCGCCGATGCCAGCACCCACACCCAGAGCATTGCCCAGTGGGCGCAGGAGGCGGGCAAGTGGGCGGGTCTGGTGACCACAGCCCGCGTGACGCATGCCTCCCCAGCGGGCGTGTACGCCCACACCGCAGAGCGTAACTGGGAGCACGATGGTTTGATCACCGATTCGGGCTGCAGCTCGGAGCTGAACATGGACACTGCCCGCCAGCTGGTGGAGTGGAGCGTGGGCCGGGATCTGCGCGTGATCATGGGCGGTGGCCGTTCCTATTTCCGCGATCAGACGATGCACGACGAGGAGGGCAACGGGGGACTGCGCAACGATGGACGGGATCTGATCAAGGACTGGCAGGAGGACAAGTCCAATCGCGGTGCCAAGGGGGAGTATGTGTGGTCGCTGAAGGGCCTCCAGGAAACGGATCTCAACAAGACCGACTATCTGCTGGGTCTCTTCGATGCCTCACATCTGCCCTACCACGGCGATCGGAAGCGCTCCCACTTGGAGTACGCCGAGCCCTCGCTCTCCGACATGACAGAGTCGGCCATCAAGCTGTTGAGACGCAATGATGAGGGCTACTTTCTGTTCGTGGAGAGCGGCCGGATTGACATGGCGCATCATGCCACGCTGGCACACAAGGCGCTGGAGGATACGGAGCAGTTTGCTGCGGCCATAAAGCTGGCCAGGGATCTCACCAATCAGGAGGATACACTGATTGTGGTCACATCGGATCACTCGCATACCATGTCCATCAATGGTTATCCT TACCGCCGCCAGAACATCTTCTCTTTGGCACCCAATCTAGCGGAGGATGAGCTGCCCTTCACCATTCTctcgtatgccaatggcccgGGCAATGCAGCAAACacctacagcagcagctcgggtCGCGTGGATCTCTCCCATGTGGACACAACGTCCGCAGATTTCCGTTTCCAGGCCACCGTGCCACTGAGCAGCGAGACCCACGGCGCCGAGGATGTGGCCGTGTTTGCCTCAGGCCCCTACGAGCATTTGTTCACGGGCAACTACGAGCAGAGCAGCATTCCCGCCATGATGGCATTTGCCGCCAATATGGGTCCCTTTTCGAAGGATAAACTCAATGAgtga
- the LOC117893388 gene encoding LOW QUALITY PROTEIN: cytochrome P450 307a1 (The sequence of the model RefSeq protein was modified relative to this genomic sequence to represent the inferred CDS: inserted 1 base in 1 codon), which translates to MFILYTIFGILLATIITSYIRILYKTLRRVRVPISSAKSSAESVKIIKQAPGPKPWPIIGNLNVLDKYRDNPFAGFTELAKVYGDIYSLTFGHTRCLVVNNLELIREVLNQNGKVCSGRPDFXRYHKLFGGERSNSLALCDWSQLQQKRRNMARRHCSPRESSSFYMQMSQIGCEEMEHFIREIDAKMLPGQPFDVKTFLLRACANMFSQYMCSQRFDYDDEEFHKIVLYFDEIFWEINQGHPLDFLPWLRPFYQRHLNKIVNWSSTIRKFIMDRIISHRELDIDVDEPDSDFTDALLKSLVEDKDVSRNTIIFMLEDFIGGHSAVGNLVMLALAYIAKDPQVGSRIQAEVDAITDKGQRRINLLDMNRMPYTMATIFEVLRYSSSPIVPHVATEDTVISGHGVTAGTIVFINNYVLNKSPENWINPHQFEPQRFLEESNEGRRDSRGSDSGIESDRKEFQLRKNIPHFLPFSIGKRTCIGQNLVRGFGFLLLANLLQSYNVSSEDPSTISITPASLALPAKCFPLLLTRRT; encoded by the exons atgtttattctctacacaatttttggcattttgttggccaCAATAATCACTTCTTACATACGAATACTCTACAAAACCCTGCGACGCGTGCGTGTACCCATAAGTAGTGCGAAATCTTCTGCAGAAAGTGTAAAAATAATCAAACAAGCGCCCGGACCCAAGCCCTGGCCCATCATTGGCAACCTCAATGTGCTGGATAAGTACAGGGACAATCCCTTTGCGGGTTTCACGGAGTTGGCCAAGGTTTATGGCGATATTTACTCGCTGACCTTCGGACACACACGCTGCCTGGTGGTCAACAATTTGGAACTCATTCGCGAGGttttaaatcaaaatggaaaggTTTGCAGTGGACGACCGGACT TGCGCTATCACAAACTATTTGGAGGCGAGAGGAGCAACTCGCTGGCGCTGTGCGATTggtcgcagctgcagcagaagcgtCGCAACATGGCCAGAAGGCACTGCTCACCGCGGGAATCCTCCTCCTTTTACATGCAAATGTCGCAGATTGGCTGCGAGGAAATGGAACACTTTATCCGGGAAATAGACGCCAAGATGCTGCCCGGACAGCCCTTCGATGTGAAGACTTTCCTGCTGCGTGCCTGTGCCAATATGTTCAGCCAGTACATGTGCTCCCAGCGGTTCGACTACGATGACGAGGAGTTCCACAAGATTGTGCTGTACTTTGATGAGATCTTCTGGGAGATCAATCAGGGACATCCGTTGGACTTTCTGCCCTGGCTGCGGCCCTTCTATCAGCGGCACTTGAACAAGATTGTCAACTGGTCTTCGACCATTAGGAAATTCATTATGGATCGCATCATCAGCCATCGGGAACTGGATATTGATGTGGATGAACCAGACAGCGACTTCACGGACGCGCTGCTGAAGAGTTTGGTCGAGGACAAGGATGTCTCACGCAACACGATCATCTTTATGCTGGAGGACTTCATTGGCGGCCACTCGGCTGTGGGGAATCTGGTGATGCTGGCGCTGGCCTACATAGCCAAGGATCCGCAGGTGGGCAGCAGGATACAGGCCGAAGTGGATGCCATAACCGACAAGGGGCAGCGTCGCATCAATCTGCTGGACATGAACCGCATGCCCTACACCATGGCCACGATCTTTGAGGTGCTGCGGTACTCCTCCTCGCCGATTGTGCCGCATGTGGCCACCGAGGATACGGTGATCTCTGGCCATGGCGTCACCGCTGGCACGATAGTTTTCATCAACAATTATGTGCTCAACAAGAGTCCAGAGAACTGGATAAATCCACATCAGTTTGAGCCGCAAAGGTTCCTCGAGGAGTCCAACGAAGGCAGACGTGACTCGAGGGGTTCCGATTCGGGCATTGAGAGTGATCGCAAGGAGTTCCAACTGAGGAAGAATATTCCACACTTTCTGCCCTTTAGCATTGGCAAGCGGACATGCATTGGCCAGAATTTGGTGCGAGGATTtggcttcctgctgctggccaacctGCTGCAGAGCTACAATGTGTCCAGCGAGGATCCATCCACAATAAGCATCACGCCTGCCAGTCTGGCGCTGCCCGCCAAGTGCTTTCCCTTGCTGCTGACACGCAGGACATAG
- the LOC117895463 gene encoding collagen alpha-1(XVIII) chain, producing the protein MRSSGLLAVLLLGICSRVQASLVKCSCDPGPAGERGPAGPPGPPGPGYGGGGGGHGGGYWPYPPTPPFTPNLPIIPGPRGLPGPPGPPGYCFPCPSLPPRGFPPQLGVPVSPFLSTQVGGGGGNAASALTSAVGNIIVIPSGATTGLTGRAQFYHISPDGQVLRIEPPKDIPNEIFDSLGASATNQGQQQPQPPQPTSGSSLSGITPPPTQQTPGEQQQTTVTPETLDETMFAVTGNRGKDFLRGGNSEASDWRRILLLGERPTEAPQQQQHPNQLGSSMESFQRALVELKEKYATLIQPRSGNRYAVIL; encoded by the exons ATGAGATCTTCTGGCCTCTTGGCTGTCCTACTTTTGG GCATTTGCTCGAGAGTTCAAGCTTCGCTGGTGAAGTGCTCCTGTGATCCTGGTCCAGCTGGTGAGCGAGGACCCGCAGGACCTCCGGGACCGCCTGGGCCAGGTTAtggaggcggtggtggcggaCATGGTGGCGGTTATTGGCCCTATCCACCGACGCCACCATTCACACCGAATCTGCCAATCATCCCTGGACCAAGAGGTCTGCCCGGACCGCCTGGCCCACCTGGTTACTGCTTCCCATGTCCGTCTCTGCCGCCCAGAGGATTCCCGCCACAACTGGGAGTGCCTGTGTCACCATTCCTGTCCACTCAGGTGGGCGGAGGAGGCGGAAATGCCGCCTCTGCTTTGACCTCTGCCGTGGGCAACATCATAGTGATTCCCTCGGGTGCGACGACGGGACTGACGGGCCGTGCACAGTTCTACCACATCTCGCCCGATGGCCAGGTGCTGCGTATTGAGCCACCCAAGGATATACCCAATGAAATCTTCGACTCTCTGGGTGCTTCAGCCACTAATcaggggcagcaacagccacagccgcctcAGCCCACGTCGGGCTCCTCCTTATCGGGCATAACGCCACCGCCCACACAGCAGACACccggagagcagcagcagaccaccGTTACACCCGAGACCCTGGACGAGACAATGTTCGCGGTGACGGGCAATCGCGGCAAGGACTTCCTGCGCGGCGGCAACTCCGAGGCCAGCGACTGGCGGCgcattctgctgctgggcgagcGACCCACAGaggcgccgcagcagcagcaacatcccaACCAActgggcagcagcatggagAGCTTCCAGCGGGCACTGGTCGAGCTGAAGGAGAAATATGCGACGCTCATACAGCCAAGGAGCGGCAATCGATACGCGGTTATTCTCTGA
- the LOC117895461 gene encoding membrane-bound alkaline phosphatase isoform X2: MQKTFVLHTLCALLALVALVSSAAQPPNVRMGLTEEQEIVQHPRLLPSRDFVALDEELETRFWHDKAQTILADKLASHQKLNENRAKNVIMFLGDGMSVHTIAATRAFLGDSNKQVYFEKFPYLGLSKTYAVNERTPDSASTATAYLSGVKANYGTIGVNAQVERADCVRGADASTHTQSIAQWAQEAGKWAGLVTTARVTHASPAGVYAHTAERNWEHDGLITDSGCSSELNMDTARQLVEWSVGRDLRVIMGGGRSYFRDQTMHDEEGNGGLRNDGRDLIKDWQEDKSNRGAKGEYVWSLKGLQETDLNKTDYLLGLFDASHLPYHGDRKRSHLEYAEPSLSDMTESAIKLLRRNDEGYFLFVESGRIDMAHHATLAHKALEDTEQFAAAIKLARDLTNQEDTLIVVTSDHSHTMSINGYPYRRQNIFSLAPNLAEDELPFTILSYANGPGNAANTYSSSSGRVDLSHVDTTSADFRFQATVPLSSETHGAEDVAVFASGPYEHLFTGNYEQSSIPAMMAFAANMGPFSKDKLNE, translated from the exons ATGCAGAAAACTTTTGTGCTCCACACTTTGTGCGCTCTGCTGGCCCTCGTGGCGTTGGTCTCCTCGGCGGCACAGCCCCCCAACGTGCGCATGGGGCTAAccgaggagcaggagattG TACAACATCCACGACTGCTGCCATCACGCGACTTTGTGGCACTTGACGAGGAGCTGGAAACACGTTTCTGGCACGATAAGGCCCAGACAATTCTGGCCGATAAGCTGGCCAGCCATCAAAAGCTGAACGAGAACCGTGCCAAGAATGTGATCATGTTCCTGGGTGACGGCATGTCGGTGCACACGATTGCGGCCACACGTGCCTTCCTCGGGGATAGCAACAAGCAGGTTTACTTTGAGAAGTTCCCCTACCTGGGCCTCTCCAAGACTTATGCCGTGAACGAGCGCACCCCGGACTCGGCCAGCACGGCCACGGCCTACCTGTCGGGCGTCAAGGCCAACTACGGCACCATTGGCGTCAATGCGCAGGTGGAGCGTGCGGATTGTGTGCGTGGCGCCGATGCCAGCACCCACACCCAGAGCATTGCCCAGTGGGCGCAGGAGGCGGGCAAGTGGGCGGGTCTGGTGACCACAGCCCGCGTGACGCATGCCTCCCCAGCGGGCGTGTACGCCCACACCGCAGAGCGTAACTGGGAGCACGATGGTTTGATCACCGATTCGGGCTGCAGCTCGGAGCTGAACATGGACACTGCCCGCCAGCTGGTGGAGTGGAGCGTGGGCCGGGATCTGCGCGTGATCATGGGCGGTGGCCGTTCCTATTTCCGCGATCAGACGATGCACGACGAGGAGGGCAACGGGGGACTGCGCAACGATGGACGGGATCTGATCAAGGACTGGCAGGAGGACAAGTCCAATCGCGGTGCCAAGGGGGAGTATGTGTGGTCGCTGAAGGGCCTCCAGGAAACGGATCTCAACAAGACCGACTATCTGCTGGGTCTCTTCGATGCCTCACATCTGCCCTACCACGGCGATCGGAAGCGCTCCCACTTGGAGTACGCCGAGCCCTCGCTCTCCGACATGACAGAGTCGGCCATCAAGCTGTTGAGACGCAATGATGAGGGCTACTTTCTGTTCGTGGAGAGCGGCCGGATTGACATGGCGCATCATGCCACGCTGGCACACAAGGCGCTGGAGGATACGGAGCAGTTTGCTGCGGCCATAAAGCTGGCCAGGGATCTCACCAATCAGGAGGATACACTGATTGTGGTCACATCGGATCACTCGCATACCATGTCCATCAATGGTTATCCT TACCGCCGCCAGAACATCTTCTCTTTGGCACCCAATCTAGCGGAGGATGAGCTGCCCTTCACCATTCTctcgtatgccaatggcccgGGCAATGCAGCAAACacctacagcagcagctcgggtCGCGTGGATCTCTCCCATGTGGACACAACGTCCGCAGATTTCCGTTTCCAGGCCACCGTGCCACTGAGCAGCGAGACCCACGGCGCCGAGGATGTGGCCGTGTTTGCCTCAGGCCCCTACGAGCATTTGTTCACGGGCAACTACGAGCAGAGCAGCATTCCCGCCATGATGGCATTTGCCGCCAATATGGGTCCCTTTTCGAAGGATAAACTCAATGAgtga
- the LOC117895462 gene encoding membrane-bound alkaline phosphatase, producing the protein MAPTLTLKFFVGLGLVCLALSAAVPQMTPVDEEESMHPHLPRHGIRARAISGEATQAYWHEASKQLLREKLSHVRNTNRAKNIILFLGDGMGLATLAAARSYIGGEEQKLSFEEFPFTGLSKTYSVDKITPDSACTSTSYLCGVKANYGTIGVNAHVLRGDCQAMANASNHVFSLGKWAMDSGKAAGLVTTTRVTHASPSGVYAHTADREWENNALLEEGCGEQAAGLQDIAMQLIYGEVGSKLKVMLGGGKRNFYDPEFYDKGRRTDGRNLVEEFEALQEGNTFVKTQKKLLKVNATETGRLLGLFSSGHMHYHVEQLADPENNEPTLEEMTEKAIEVLSTEEQGYFLFVEGGKIDISHHDTMARIALDETAELSKAVRRARELTNPEDTLIVVTSDHSHTFSVAGYQPRGSDIFGAAKSKGQDKKPYLPLSYANGKSFDLYYNTLTHEREDPVALATGDFDQLFPAMVPLESETHGGEDVGVFASGPWAHLFTGVYEQNAIPHMMAFAACVGDGLTACQYASY; encoded by the coding sequence ATGGCTCCAACTCTGACACTAAAGTTCTTTGTGGGCCTTGGCTTGGTCTGCCTGGCGTTGAGTGCTGCGGTGCCCCAAATGACACCCGTGGATGAGGAGGAATCCATGCATCCACATCTGCCACGTCATGGCATTCGTGCCAGAGCGATCAGCGGTGAGGCGACGCAGGCCTACTGGCACGAGGCcagcaagcagctgctgcgtgaGAAGCTCAGCCACGTGCGGAACACGAATCGTGCCAAGAATATTATACTCTTCCTGGGCGATGGCATGGGACTGGCCACGTTGGCTGCTGCCCGCAGCTACATTGGCGGCGAGGAGCAGAAACTCTCGTTCGAGGAGTTCCCCTTCACGGGCCTCTCGAAGACCTACTCCGTGGACAAGATAACGCCGGACAGCGCCTGCACCTCAACCTCGTATCTGTGCGGCGTGAAGGCCAACTACGGCACCATCGGCGTGAATGCTCATGTGCTGCGTGGCGATTGCCAGGCCATGGCCAATGCCAGCAATCATGTCTTCTCCCTCGGCAAGTGGGCAATGGACAGCGGCAAGGCAGCCGGACTGGTGACCACCACACGCGTGACCCATGCCTCACCCTCGGGCGTTTATGCCCACACGGCGGATCGCGAGTGGGAGAACAAcgcgctgctggaggagggcTGCGGCGAGCAGGCCGCGGGACTGCAGGACATTGCCATGCAGCTGATCTATGGCGAGGTGGGCAGCAAGCTCAAGGTGATGCTCGGCGGCGGCAAGCGGAACTTCTACGATCCCGAGTTCTATGACAAGGGACGCCGCACCGATGGACGCAATTTGGTGGAGGAATTCGAGGCGCTGCAGGAGGGCAACACCTTCGTGAAGACGCAGAAGAAGCTGCTCAAGGTGAACGCCACAGAGACGGGTCGTCTGTTGGGTCTCTTCAGCAGCGGCCACATGCACTATCATGTGGAGCAGCTGGCCGATCCGGAGAACAACGAACCCACCCTGGAGGAGATGACGGAGAAGGCCATCGAGGTGCTGTCCACCGAGGAGCAGGGCTACTTCCTGTTTGTCGAGGGCGGCAAGATCGACATCAGTCATCACGATACCATGGCACGCATTGCCCTAGACGAGACCGCCGAACTGTCGAAGGCTGTGCGACGGGCCCGTGAGTTGACCAACCCCGAGGACACGCTGATCGTGGTCACCTCGGACCACTCGCACACGTTCAGCGTTGCCGGCTACCAGCCTCGTGGCAGCGACATCTTTGGCGCGGCCAAGTCGAAGGGCCAGGACAAGAAACCCTATCTGCCCCTCAGCTATGCCAATGGCAAGAGCTTCGATCTGTACTACAACACGCTGACGCATGAGCGCGAGGATCCCGTCGCCCTGGCCACCGGGGATTTCGATCAGCTCTTCCCCGCCATGGTGCCCCTCGAGTCGGAGACGCACGGTGGCGAggatgtgggtgtgtttgCCTCCGGTCCGTGGGCTCACCTCTTCACTGGTGTGTACGAGCAGAACGCCATTCCCCACATGATGGCCTTTGCCGCCTGTGTGGGCGATGGCCTGACCGCATGCCAGTATGCCAGCTACTGA